The genomic region CCGTCTCGGATAACGCCAATGCTCTGTTACAAAACGAAGGCAAGTCGGTACTGACCAGCATGAGCGCAGCCATGAAAACGGTTCAACAAATCGGTGCACGACTTGATCAGCTTACCCGGGATAACGAAGGCGCCCTAGATTCCGGGCTTCAAGGTATGGGTGAGCTAGCACCGGCCCTAAGAGAACTGCGTAACACGCTCAGAAACCTTAACCAGTTCACCCGCCGGCTGGAAGAAGACCCCACGGGAACCATCTGGGGCGGCCCTAGCATCAAGGAGGTATCCCAGTGATTAATAATGCTATAAAAACGTTCAAGACTGTGGGCACCGCGCTGGTCGTTTCTGGGGTTATGACAGCGTGCACGGTGTTTCCGTCACCGGAAGCACCCAGGGTGATGGATTTTCCGGTACCGCAGGGCCTGCAAAAGAGTGTAACCAGCCTGCCCCAGAGCCTTCGGGTTGATACACCTTTTGCGTCCGAGCCCTTTAACAGCACAAGAATTTTAGCAAAGCCGGTGCCATGGGAGTTCAGAGTCTATGGGGGCGTTCGGTGGCGAGATACAGTGCCCGTTATCCTGCGCGATATGCTGGTGGGCGTATTCAGGGCAACGGCAAGCTTTCGAG from Marinobacter sp. LV10R510-11A harbors:
- a CDS encoding ABC-type transport auxiliary lipoprotein family protein; translated protein: MINNAIKTFKTVGTALVVSGVMTACTVFPSPEAPRVMDFPVPQGLQKSVTSLPQSLRVDTPFASEPFNSTRILAKPVPWEFRVYGGVRWRDTVPVILRDMLVGVFRATASFRDVIMDTGPGNTDLNLATEITAFHTVSQGDSTRVTIAIYGQLIDNRSRETLCSDNFIVSMPAGDKSIDSIVQAFGSAGERLAEEVIDWARACETPPN